A single region of the Actinoplanes sp. SE50/110 genome encodes:
- a CDS encoding DNA-3-methyladenine glycosylase, which yields MALTPAPGTGPSAFLWHSFEVTSALTRRLTPPERYQFGASVRPLLVPKHDPCGAIRDGAFWLAFRGPAGAATLCLTRAAGELLATGYGPGAEWVLDRADAVAGLRDDVTGFPELARRHPVVAKLAGTFTGVRMPATGQIFPRLLRAILEQKVTGTEAHRSYRAICRHFGEPAPGPAGLVLPPDPAMIAGTAYWEFHRHGVEQRRTQALLRAAAVAERLERCADPAEATRRMTALPQIGPWTAAEVVRTVFGDPDAVSVGDYHIPNTVAYALAGEPRGTDERMLELLEPFRGHRGRVCDLLALGGLMAPRYGPRMPVRSFARF from the coding sequence ATGGCCCTGACCCCCGCACCGGGGACAGGGCCATCGGCTTTTCTGTGGCACAGTTTCGAGGTGACCTCTGCGCTGACCCGGCGCCTGACACCGCCCGAGCGGTATCAGTTCGGCGCGTCGGTGCGCCCGCTGCTGGTGCCGAAACACGATCCGTGCGGCGCGATCCGCGACGGCGCGTTCTGGCTCGCCTTCCGCGGCCCGGCCGGTGCCGCGACCCTCTGCCTGACCAGGGCGGCCGGTGAGCTGCTGGCCACCGGGTACGGGCCGGGCGCCGAGTGGGTGCTCGACCGCGCCGACGCCGTCGCCGGCCTGCGCGACGACGTCACCGGCTTTCCCGAGCTGGCCCGGCGGCATCCGGTGGTGGCGAAACTGGCCGGCACGTTCACCGGGGTGCGGATGCCGGCCACCGGGCAGATCTTCCCCCGGCTGCTGCGCGCCATCCTGGAGCAGAAGGTCACCGGCACCGAGGCCCATCGGTCGTACCGGGCGATCTGCCGGCATTTCGGTGAGCCCGCGCCCGGCCCGGCCGGGCTGGTGCTGCCGCCCGATCCCGCGATGATCGCCGGCACGGCGTACTGGGAGTTCCACCGGCACGGCGTCGAGCAGCGCCGCACCCAGGCCCTGCTGCGCGCCGCCGCGGTCGCCGAGCGGCTGGAGCGGTGCGCCGATCCGGCCGAGGCCACCCGGCGAATGACGGCGCTCCCGCAGATCGGCCCGTGGACGGCCGCCGAGGTGGTCCGCACGGTGTTCGGCGACCCGGACGCGGTCAGCGTCGGCGACTACCACATCCCCAACACGGTGGCGTACGCGCTGGCCGGCGAGCCGCGCGGCACCGACGAGCGGATGCTGGAGCTGCTCGAGCCGTTCCGCGGCCACCGGGGGCGGGTCTGCGACCTGCTCGCCCTGGGCGGATTGATGGCCCCGCGGTACGGGCCGCGGATGCCGGTGCGGTCGTTCGCGCGCTTCTGA
- a CDS encoding diacylglycerol kinase family protein: MRTPRTIAVVAHQNKTLGGGLDELRRRLTDHDIKKLLWYEVPKSRKAPKQVRKALREKPDLLVVWGGDGMVQRTLDVVAGSDTPVAIMPAGTGNLLAGNLGIPTDMERAVEIAFEGDRKRLDLGKVDGEHFAVMAGVGFDGAMIKDADGALKDRFGKLAYVWTGIRHVDGDAPRTTIKIDGTAWFDDTASCVLIGNVGTITGGIHAFDDASPTDGWLDVGVATAQGALQWARALGTMAVKRSDSSPFVRTTRARKIDVKLESKLEYELDGGARSRTKRFSASIVPAAVQVCVPAVTDN, from the coding sequence ATGCGAACCCCCCGCACGATCGCCGTCGTTGCCCATCAGAACAAGACCCTGGGCGGCGGGCTGGACGAGCTACGCCGCCGTCTCACCGACCACGACATCAAGAAACTGCTGTGGTACGAGGTCCCGAAGAGCCGCAAAGCCCCGAAGCAGGTCCGCAAGGCGCTCCGGGAGAAACCGGACCTGCTGGTCGTCTGGGGCGGTGACGGGATGGTGCAGCGCACCCTGGACGTGGTCGCCGGCTCGGACACCCCGGTCGCGATCATGCCGGCCGGCACCGGCAACCTGCTGGCCGGCAACCTCGGCATCCCGACCGACATGGAACGCGCCGTGGAGATCGCCTTCGAGGGCGACCGCAAGCGTCTCGACCTCGGCAAGGTCGACGGCGAGCACTTCGCGGTGATGGCCGGCGTCGGCTTCGACGGCGCGATGATCAAGGACGCCGACGGTGCCCTGAAGGACCGGTTCGGCAAACTGGCGTACGTCTGGACCGGCATCCGCCACGTCGACGGCGACGCCCCGCGCACCACCATCAAGATCGACGGCACCGCCTGGTTCGACGACACGGCCAGCTGCGTCCTGATCGGCAACGTCGGCACGATCACCGGCGGTATCCACGCCTTCGACGACGCCTCCCCCACCGACGGCTGGCTGGACGTCGGCGTCGCCACCGCCCAGGGCGCCCTGCAATGGGCCCGCGCCCTCGGCACGATGGCGGTGAAGCGGTCGGACAGCTCTCCGTTCGTCCGCACCACCCGGGCCCGCAAGATCGACGTCAAGCTGGAGTCGAAGCTCGAATACGAGCTCGACGGCGGCGCCCGCTCCCGCACCAAGCGGTTCTCCGCCTCGATCGTCCCGGCCGCGGTCCAGGTCTGCGTACCGGCTGTGACCGATAACTGA
- a CDS encoding nucleotidyltransferase domain-containing protein, with translation MAGRHVSTAADVVALFDALDVHRVQACLGGGWAVDALLGEQTREHSDIDLWLPATHLEWAFRAFAALGVDRLFPTPGDRPWNFVLHDGDRRKIDLHLYETRPDGRLHYGSALTGEPFPAAALSGRGEIIGRPVRCEAPVWAVTWHTGYPPRAADRHDVPLLCARFGIPLPETFA, from the coding sequence ATGGCCGGTCGACACGTCTCCACGGCCGCGGACGTCGTCGCGCTGTTCGACGCGCTGGACGTGCACCGGGTGCAGGCCTGCCTCGGCGGTGGGTGGGCTGTCGACGCCCTGCTCGGCGAACAGACCCGCGAGCATTCCGACATCGACCTGTGGTTGCCGGCCACCCACCTGGAGTGGGCGTTCCGCGCCTTCGCCGCCCTGGGCGTCGACCGTCTGTTCCCCACCCCCGGCGACCGCCCCTGGAACTTCGTTCTCCACGACGGCGACCGCCGCAAAATCGACCTGCACCTGTACGAGACCCGCCCGGACGGCCGGCTGCACTACGGCTCCGCCCTGACCGGCGAACCCTTCCCCGCCGCCGCCCTCTCCGGCCGCGGCGAGATCATCGGCCGCCCAGTCCGCTGCGAAGCCCCCGTCTGGGCCGTCACCTGGCACACCGGCTATCCACCCCGAGCCGCCGACCGCCACGACGTCCCCCTCCTCTGCGCCCGCTTCGGCATCCCCCTCCCCGAGACCTTCGCCTGA
- a CDS encoding MBL fold metallo-hydrolase: MAKRVRTRTVVALALGAAAVWAARDLPAQIGARASGARRMRMESSPQFSGGRFRNTVPATEVTAASMPRLFVAAMTDRDARRPHLPVPVVTPPTAPAPADGLHVTWYGHSSALVEIEGRRVLLDPVWSDRCSPSRLTGPRRLHQPPAPLRELPPLDAIVISHDHYDHLDMTSIQHLVDLQAAPFLVPLGVGAHLERWGVPESRIVELDWNESHRIGTLEVIATPARHFSGRGLNRDETLWASWVLKGPTRRAFYSGDTGYFPGFAEIGAEHGPFDVTLVQVGAYGDAWPDIHMFPEDGVAVHADVRGGLMIPVHWATFNLALHDWSEPADRTWAEAKARGVKLAIPRPGERVDVDNPPPVDGWWQQIA; encoded by the coding sequence ATGGCGAAGCGTGTTCGTACCCGTACGGTGGTGGCTCTGGCGCTCGGCGCCGCGGCGGTCTGGGCCGCCCGCGACCTGCCCGCGCAGATCGGCGCGAGAGCGAGCGGCGCCCGCCGCATGCGGATGGAGTCCTCCCCGCAGTTCTCCGGCGGCAGATTCCGCAACACGGTCCCGGCCACCGAGGTCACGGCCGCGTCGATGCCGCGCCTGTTCGTCGCCGCGATGACCGACCGTGACGCCCGCCGCCCGCACCTGCCGGTCCCGGTGGTCACCCCGCCCACCGCCCCGGCCCCGGCCGACGGCCTGCACGTCACCTGGTACGGCCACTCGTCCGCCCTGGTCGAGATCGAGGGCCGCCGGGTCCTGCTCGACCCGGTCTGGAGCGACCGCTGCTCCCCGTCCCGCCTCACCGGCCCCCGCCGCCTGCACCAGCCCCCCGCCCCGTTGCGCGAGCTCCCCCCACTCGACGCGATCGTGATCTCCCACGACCACTACGACCACCTGGACATGACCAGCATCCAGCACCTGGTCGACCTGCAGGCCGCCCCGTTCCTGGTCCCCCTCGGCGTCGGCGCCCACCTGGAGCGCTGGGGCGTCCCCGAGTCCCGCATCGTCGAACTCGACTGGAACGAGTCCCACCGGATCGGCACCCTGGAGGTGATCGCCACCCCGGCCCGGCACTTCTCCGGCCGTGGCCTCAACCGCGACGAGACCCTCTGGGCCAGCTGGGTGCTGAAGGGCCCGACCCGCCGCGCCTTCTACTCCGGCGACACCGGCTATTTCCCCGGCTTCGCCGAGATCGGCGCCGAACACGGCCCGTTCGACGTCACCCTCGTGCAGGTCGGCGCCTACGGCGACGCCTGGCCCGACATCCACATGTTCCCGGAGGACGGCGTCGCCGTCCACGCCGACGTTCGCGGCGGCCTGATGATCCCGGTCCACTGGGCCACCTTCAATCTCGCTCTCCACGACTGGTCCGAACCCGCCGACCGCACCTGGGCCGAAGCCAAGGCCCGCGGCGTCAAACTGGCCATCCCCCGCCCCGGCGAACGCGTCGACGTCGACAACCCGCCCCCGGTCGACGGCTGGTGGCAGCAGATCGCCTGA
- a CDS encoding deoxyguanosinetriphosphate triphosphohydrolase family protein translates to MDDPRAQRLFGDSTVAPGDLAFSPFRVDRDRIVSSPFFARLAGVTQVISPGGAGLLVHNRLTHSLKVAQVARAIAERIGAAEPDLAEKLGGCDPDVVEAAALAHDLGHPPFGHLGERVLDRLARQRLGLPDGFEGNAQSYRIVTSTEIRGQATIGLNLTNATRAAILKYPWTRHDYPEPHPRFMDPPPRGAAAHPEEPAGGSTKFSAYSTEVGDVRAARAPFAGRVADWQQTVEASVMDTADDIAYAIHDLEDVHRVGVLQQGAVATELMAWQRWGAETDLRRAGGAIESLRRSLHRKEGWIADDDAFAGAVELVRAELVDGLLAQPFDGSVQAEARVAAFSATWTRRLVDSVELTEQAAVRSGHVQLSVAQWHEVQVLKFVQNRFVLARPDLALHQRGQGRLLSSLVEALLAWLTDPDEADRLPRRLRDLVELAESELPADTPQRIGRARGRAVVDFVAGLTDGQAVGLMEALSGRSRQLWTDAFVL, encoded by the coding sequence ATGGACGATCCGCGCGCCCAGCGACTTTTCGGCGACAGCACGGTTGCCCCCGGCGATCTGGCTTTCAGCCCGTTCCGTGTCGACCGGGACCGGATCGTCAGCTCCCCGTTCTTCGCCCGCCTCGCCGGGGTCACCCAGGTGATCAGCCCCGGCGGGGCCGGGCTGCTGGTGCACAACCGGCTCACCCACAGTTTGAAGGTCGCGCAGGTGGCCCGGGCGATCGCCGAGCGGATCGGGGCCGCCGAGCCGGATCTGGCGGAGAAGCTGGGCGGCTGTGACCCGGATGTGGTGGAGGCCGCCGCGCTCGCCCACGATCTGGGGCACCCGCCGTTCGGGCATCTGGGTGAGCGGGTGCTGGACAGGCTGGCCCGGCAGCGGCTGGGCCTGCCGGACGGTTTCGAGGGCAATGCCCAGTCGTATCGGATCGTGACCAGCACCGAGATCCGCGGGCAGGCCACGATCGGGTTGAACCTGACGAACGCCACCCGGGCGGCGATCCTGAAGTATCCGTGGACCCGGCACGACTATCCGGAGCCGCACCCCCGGTTCATGGATCCGCCGCCGCGCGGGGCGGCCGCCCACCCGGAGGAGCCGGCGGGTGGTTCGACGAAGTTCAGCGCCTATTCGACCGAGGTCGGCGATGTGCGGGCGGCCCGGGCGCCGTTCGCCGGGCGGGTGGCGGACTGGCAGCAGACGGTCGAGGCGTCGGTGATGGACACGGCCGACGACATCGCGTACGCCATCCATGACCTGGAAGATGTGCATCGGGTCGGCGTGTTGCAGCAGGGTGCGGTCGCCACCGAGTTGATGGCGTGGCAGCGGTGGGGCGCCGAGACGGACCTGCGCCGGGCCGGCGGGGCGATCGAGTCGCTGCGCCGCAGCCTGCACCGCAAGGAGGGCTGGATCGCCGACGACGACGCGTTCGCCGGCGCGGTGGAGTTGGTCCGGGCCGAGCTGGTGGACGGGCTGCTGGCCCAGCCGTTCGACGGGTCGGTGCAGGCCGAGGCGCGGGTGGCGGCGTTCTCGGCGACCTGGACCCGGCGGCTGGTCGACTCGGTGGAGTTGACCGAGCAGGCCGCGGTGCGCAGCGGGCACGTGCAGCTGTCCGTGGCGCAGTGGCACGAGGTGCAGGTGCTCAAGTTCGTGCAGAACAGGTTCGTGCTGGCCCGTCCCGACCTGGCGCTGCACCAGCGCGGGCAGGGTCGGCTGCTGTCCTCGCTGGTGGAGGCGTTGCTGGCCTGGCTGACCGATCCGGACGAGGCGGACCGGCTGCCGCGGCGGCTGCGGGATCTGGTCGAGCTGGCCGAGTCGGAGCTGCCGGCGGACACCCCGCAGCGGATCGGTCGGGCCCGCGGGCGCGCGGTGGTCGACTTCGTGGCCGGGCTGACCGACGGGCAGGCGGTGGGGCTGATGGAGGCGCTGTCCGGTCGCTCGCGGCAGCTCTGGACGGACGCCTTCGTCCTGTGA
- a CDS encoding TetR/AcrR family transcriptional regulator, which yields MLDGALAAVRDHGVTGTSARTIAAAAGVNQALVFYHYGSVDELLGAACRQATEARVALYADRFAAVTTLRELLEVGRDLHTTELAQGNVSVLAQTLAAAQTNERLAEPIRATFQLWTDEIEKVLRRVLAGSPIAEVADVPGLAQAISSAFVGLELFEGIDPAGGHRAMEAIDQLAVLVEVMDELGPLATRVLRSRIKKAGKK from the coding sequence CTGCTCGACGGCGCCCTGGCCGCGGTCCGCGACCACGGCGTGACCGGGACCTCGGCCCGCACCATCGCCGCCGCGGCCGGCGTCAACCAGGCCCTGGTCTTCTACCACTACGGCTCGGTCGACGAACTGCTCGGCGCGGCCTGCCGGCAGGCCACCGAGGCGCGGGTGGCGCTCTACGCCGACCGGTTCGCCGCGGTCACCACGCTGCGCGAACTGCTGGAGGTCGGCCGCGACCTGCACACCACCGAACTGGCCCAGGGCAACGTGTCGGTGCTGGCGCAGACGCTGGCCGCGGCGCAGACCAACGAGCGGCTGGCCGAGCCGATCCGGGCCACCTTCCAGCTGTGGACCGACGAGATCGAGAAGGTGCTGCGCCGGGTGCTGGCCGGCTCGCCGATCGCCGAGGTCGCCGACGTGCCCGGGCTGGCCCAGGCGATCTCGTCGGCATTCGTCGGGCTGGAACTCTTCGAGGGCATCGACCCGGCCGGCGGGCACCGGGCCATGGAGGCGATCGACCAGCTCGCCGTGTTGGTCGAGGTGATGGACGAACTGGGTCCGCTGGCCACCCGGGTGCTGCGGTCCCGGATCAAAAAAGCCGGCAAAAAGTAG
- a CDS encoding HipA family kinase codes for MLREVTAIRYVTPLREGGSLPGVVEADDLGTYVVKFRGAGQGPKALVAEVIAGELARRLGLPVPELARVELDPVVARAEPDEEVQELIKASAGGNLGMDFLPGALGYDPNAHPVEAGLASRVLAFDAYVENVDRSWRNPNLLIWHGGLWLIDHGATLYFHHDWARAEAVVHRPYRWEDHVLKPYATALATEGPALAARLTRDLLAEVVALVPQDWLDDGDREAYLDHLARRAERPEAWLP; via the coding sequence GTGCTACGTGAGGTCACCGCGATCAGGTATGTGACGCCCCTGAGAGAGGGCGGTTCGCTGCCCGGCGTCGTCGAGGCCGACGACCTCGGGACGTACGTGGTGAAGTTCCGCGGCGCCGGGCAGGGACCGAAAGCGCTGGTGGCCGAGGTGATCGCCGGTGAGCTGGCGCGCCGCCTCGGCCTGCCGGTGCCGGAGCTGGCCCGCGTCGAGCTGGACCCGGTGGTCGCCCGGGCCGAGCCGGACGAGGAGGTCCAGGAGCTGATCAAGGCGAGCGCCGGCGGCAACCTGGGGATGGACTTCCTGCCCGGCGCGCTCGGCTACGACCCGAACGCGCACCCGGTCGAGGCCGGGCTGGCCAGCCGGGTGCTGGCCTTCGACGCGTACGTGGAGAACGTCGACCGCAGCTGGCGCAACCCGAACCTGCTGATCTGGCACGGCGGCCTGTGGCTGATCGACCACGGCGCCACCCTGTACTTCCACCACGACTGGGCGCGGGCCGAGGCGGTGGTGCACCGCCCCTACCGGTGGGAGGACCACGTGCTCAAGCCGTACGCCACCGCGCTGGCCACCGAGGGCCCGGCGCTGGCCGCCCGGCTCACCCGCGACCTGCTGGCCGAGGTGGTCGCCCTGGTCCCGCAGGACTGGCTGGACGACGGCGACCGCGAAGCCTACCTCGACCACCTCGCGCGCCGCGCCGAGCGTCCGGAGGCCTGGCTGCCATGA
- a CDS encoding DUF3037 domain-containing protein, with the protein MRIPYEYAVIQAVPRVERGELINVGVLLYCQRHDFLSARTHLTESRLLALDPSADVPAVRAALDSWEATCRGGGASAGMRLGERFRWLVAPRSTILRAGPVHMGLTVEPAAELERLVGLLVH; encoded by the coding sequence ATGAGGATCCCCTACGAGTACGCGGTGATCCAGGCCGTGCCGCGGGTCGAGCGCGGTGAGCTGATCAACGTCGGGGTGCTGCTCTACTGCCAGCGCCACGACTTCCTCTCGGCCCGCACCCACCTGACCGAGTCCCGGCTGCTGGCCCTCGACCCGTCCGCCGACGTGCCCGCCGTCCGCGCCGCCCTGGACTCCTGGGAGGCCACCTGCCGGGGCGGCGGCGCCTCGGCCGGGATGCGGCTCGGCGAGCGGTTCCGCTGGCTGGTCGCCCCGCGCAGCACCATCCTGCGGGCCGGGCCGGTCCACATGGGCCTCACCGTGGAACCGGCCGCCGAGCTGGAGCGACTCGTCGGGCTACTGGTGCACTGA
- a CDS encoding transglutaminase-like domain-containing protein — protein MDWTRQTRFSDPGRHRERLAALPADADAIGAVVRNLTVHYRASGIDFPPERLTDIDTRWVSRMLDLDEERFGGAPLDADRPLQQRLTGCCRDSALLTVAALRAHRIPARSRIGFAGYLEPDYHVDHVVTEYHDGERWIAMDPGLGIPEVELGPAGLHTAAQAWRAMRRGEIDPGTYGVGFGVPIGGPWMILHYLMLELAHRQGDELLLWDLFGEAIPFADREWALLPAALPADLTHLDEIAALLLDADAGDDRAEKELTARYVDDPRLHPGGTVFCVSPRGARYPVTLTSVHQ, from the coding sequence ATGGACTGGACACGACAGACTCGATTCTCCGACCCGGGCCGGCACCGCGAGCGGCTCGCCGCGCTGCCCGCCGACGCCGACGCGATCGGGGCCGTGGTGCGCAACCTGACCGTGCACTACCGCGCCTCCGGCATCGACTTCCCGCCGGAGCGGCTCACCGACATCGACACCCGGTGGGTGAGCCGGATGCTCGACCTGGACGAGGAGCGGTTCGGTGGCGCGCCGCTGGACGCCGACCGGCCGCTGCAGCAGCGGCTGACCGGCTGCTGCCGGGACAGCGCGCTGCTGACCGTGGCGGCGCTGCGGGCGCACCGGATCCCGGCGCGGAGCCGGATCGGGTTCGCCGGATATCTCGAACCGGATTACCACGTCGACCACGTCGTCACCGAATACCACGACGGCGAGCGGTGGATCGCCATGGATCCCGGCCTCGGCATTCCCGAGGTCGAGCTCGGCCCGGCCGGTCTGCACACCGCCGCCCAGGCCTGGCGGGCGATGCGGCGCGGCGAGATCGACCCCGGGACGTACGGGGTGGGTTTCGGTGTCCCGATCGGCGGGCCGTGGATGATCCTGCACTATCTGATGCTCGAACTGGCCCACCGGCAGGGCGACGAGCTGCTGCTCTGGGACCTGTTCGGCGAGGCGATCCCGTTTGCCGACCGGGAGTGGGCGCTGCTGCCCGCGGCGTTGCCCGCCGATCTCACCCACCTGGACGAGATCGCCGCGCTGCTGCTGGACGCCGATGCGGGAGACGACCGAGCGGAGAAGGAACTGACTGCGCGGTACGTCGATGACCCCCGGCTGCATCCGGGCGGAACCGTCTTCTGCGTCTCGCCCCGCGGCGCCCGTTACCCGGTCACCCTGACCTCAGTGCACCAGTAG
- a CDS encoding ATP-dependent DNA ligase: MQLPIQHPVKPMLAKPVPEIPPGLIYEPKWDGFRSIIFRDGDEVEIGSRNEKPMTRYFPEVVEAVLANFPERAVIDGEVIVADTGRNTLDFEALQQRIHPAASRVKLLSEQTPASFVAFDLLALGDEDLTELPFEQRRERLRQALGQAEAPVYVTPATDDTDTARRWFEEFEGAGLDGLIAKGRELTYQPDKRVMFKIKHKRTADCVVAGYRVHKSAENRIGSLLLGLYDERGVLASVGVIGSFPMKVREELFDQMQPLVTGFDGHPWDWAAHQQGERTPRKNEVSRWNAGKDLSFVPLRPERVVEVRYDYMEGVRFRHTAQFERWRPDREPRTCTYEQLERPVRFDLAEVLTSR; this comes from the coding sequence ATGCAGCTGCCGATCCAGCATCCGGTCAAGCCGATGCTCGCCAAGCCCGTTCCGGAGATCCCGCCCGGCCTGATCTACGAGCCCAAGTGGGACGGCTTCCGGTCGATCATCTTCCGGGACGGCGACGAGGTGGAGATCGGCAGCCGCAACGAGAAACCGATGACCCGGTACTTCCCCGAGGTCGTCGAGGCGGTCCTGGCCAACTTCCCGGAGCGGGCGGTGATCGACGGCGAGGTGATCGTCGCCGACACCGGTCGCAACACCCTCGACTTCGAGGCACTGCAGCAGCGGATCCACCCCGCCGCCAGCCGGGTCAAGCTGCTCTCGGAGCAGACCCCGGCCAGCTTCGTCGCCTTCGACCTGCTGGCGCTCGGCGACGAGGACCTCACCGAGCTGCCCTTCGAGCAGCGGCGGGAACGCTTGCGGCAGGCGTTGGGCCAGGCCGAGGCGCCGGTGTACGTCACGCCGGCCACCGATGACACCGACACCGCGCGCCGGTGGTTCGAGGAGTTCGAGGGCGCCGGGCTGGACGGGCTGATCGCCAAGGGACGGGAGCTCACCTACCAGCCCGACAAGCGGGTCATGTTCAAGATCAAGCACAAGCGGACCGCGGACTGCGTGGTCGCCGGGTACCGGGTGCACAAGTCGGCGGAGAACCGGATCGGCTCGCTGCTGCTCGGCCTCTACGACGAGCGCGGCGTGCTGGCCTCGGTCGGGGTCATCGGCTCGTTCCCGATGAAGGTCCGCGAGGAGCTGTTCGACCAGATGCAGCCGCTGGTCACCGGCTTCGACGGGCACCCCTGGGACTGGGCCGCCCACCAGCAGGGCGAACGCACCCCGCGCAAGAACGAGGTGAGCCGGTGGAACGCCGGCAAGGACCTGTCGTTCGTCCCGCTGCGCCCGGAACGGGTCGTCGAGGTCCGCTACGACTACATGGAGGGCGTCCGGTTCCGGCACACCGCGCAGTTCGAGCGCTGGCGGCCCGACCGGGAGCCCCGCACCTGCACGTACGAGCAGTTGGAGCGCCCCGTCCGGTTCGATCTCGCCGAGGTTCTCACCAGCCGCTGA
- a CDS encoding alpha/beta hydrolase — MTAGGCTLPAFAPEGSTDPATPGGGASAAAAGGTAQWKPCPDVPTKLVGRGAAGVNYDCATVAVPRDWAKPDSGQTYDLAMIRIRAKSQKDRIGSLLVNPGGPGGSGVDLAVYLSFGPGFNGLPTEITDRFDIVGFDPRGVSRSSPLKCIPDAEQDASFGSDPDPVSQAEFDQVTALNKKIADGCGQKYGDQLANFSTEQAAHDMDALRAAVGDPKLTYLGFSYGTLLGATYAQLFPQNVRALVLDGAVDATEDYVTSSETQAKGFERAFGNFTKWCQATPAKCPISADPRGAVTAAMANAEKSPVKYRDGRSATAGWIFVGVISSLYTETGWTSLADAIRDLGRGDAKGILDLADQYAERKADGSYSNLFDANLAVNCSDTEGAPTVDQVRKYQSEWRKKYPMFGAPIAIGMLPCTYWPGKRDPYPTGAAKGAPPIVVVGTTGDPATPYENTAHLAAMLGTGHVLTWEGEGHTAYPSTPCITSAVDGYLLNLTVPKEGLRCPAK, encoded by the coding sequence ATGACCGCCGGTGGTTGCACACTGCCGGCGTTCGCGCCGGAGGGTTCCACCGACCCGGCCACGCCGGGCGGCGGCGCATCGGCCGCCGCGGCCGGCGGCACCGCGCAGTGGAAACCGTGTCCCGACGTGCCGACGAAACTCGTCGGCCGGGGCGCCGCCGGGGTCAACTACGACTGCGCCACCGTCGCGGTCCCCCGCGACTGGGCGAAACCGGACTCCGGTCAGACGTACGACCTGGCCATGATCCGGATCCGCGCCAAGTCGCAGAAAGACCGGATCGGCTCGCTGCTGGTCAACCCGGGCGGTCCCGGTGGCTCCGGCGTCGACCTCGCCGTCTACCTGTCGTTCGGGCCCGGTTTCAACGGCCTGCCCACGGAGATCACCGACAGGTTCGACATCGTCGGCTTCGACCCGCGCGGGGTGAGCCGGTCCAGCCCGCTCAAATGCATCCCGGACGCCGAGCAGGACGCCAGCTTCGGCTCCGACCCCGACCCGGTCAGCCAGGCCGAGTTCGACCAGGTCACGGCGCTGAACAAGAAGATCGCCGATGGCTGCGGCCAGAAATACGGCGACCAGCTGGCGAACTTCTCCACCGAGCAGGCCGCCCACGACATGGACGCGCTGCGCGCCGCGGTCGGCGACCCGAAACTCACCTACCTGGGCTTCTCCTACGGCACGCTGCTCGGCGCGACCTACGCCCAGCTGTTCCCACAGAACGTCCGGGCCCTGGTCCTCGACGGCGCGGTCGACGCCACCGAGGATTACGTGACCAGCTCGGAAACCCAGGCCAAGGGATTCGAGCGGGCCTTCGGCAACTTCACCAAGTGGTGCCAGGCGACCCCGGCGAAATGCCCGATCTCCGCCGACCCGCGCGGCGCGGTCACCGCCGCCATGGCGAATGCGGAGAAGTCCCCGGTCAAATACCGCGACGGCCGCAGCGCCACCGCCGGGTGGATCTTCGTCGGGGTGATTTCCTCGCTCTACACCGAAACCGGCTGGACCAGCCTCGCCGACGCCATCCGCGACCTCGGCCGCGGCGACGCCAAGGGCATCCTGGACCTGGCCGACCAGTACGCCGAGCGCAAGGCCGATGGCTCGTACTCCAACCTGTTCGACGCTAACCTGGCCGTCAACTGCTCCGACACCGAGGGCGCACCCACCGTCGACCAGGTCCGCAAATACCAGTCCGAGTGGCGCAAGAAATACCCGATGTTCGGCGCCCCGATCGCCATCGGCATGCTCCCCTGCACCTACTGGCCCGGCAAACGCGACCCGTACCCGACCGGGGCCGCCAAGGGCGCCCCGCCCATCGTCGTCGTCGGCACCACCGGCGACCCGGCCACGCCGTACGAGAACACCGCCCACCTGGCCGCCATGCTGGGCACCGGGCACGTGCTCACCTGGGAGGGCGAGGGCCACACCGCGTATCCGTCGACGCCCTGCATCACCAGCGCGGTCGACGGCTACCTGCTGAACCTGACCGTGCCCAAGGAGGGGTTGCGCTGCCCGGCCAAGTGA
- a CDS encoding GNAT family N-acetyltransferase, with the protein MEFRVAGREDVPAVLALLADDEISRGRGFGEVPAEIGAALWAAFEAIAADPHNELIVGVQDGVVAGTCQLTYLPGLSRGGAWRMQIEAVRIRADLRGGGHGAAMMRWAIARAEERGCAMVQLTSDNKRVAAHRFYERLGFTASHVGMKLIL; encoded by the coding sequence ATGGAGTTTCGGGTTGCTGGTCGTGAAGATGTTCCTGCCGTACTCGCTCTGCTCGCGGACGATGAGATCAGTCGCGGTCGTGGGTTCGGCGAGGTTCCGGCGGAGATCGGGGCGGCCCTCTGGGCGGCGTTTGAGGCGATCGCCGCGGATCCGCACAACGAGTTGATCGTCGGGGTCCAGGATGGGGTGGTGGCCGGCACCTGCCAGCTCACCTACCTGCCGGGGCTGAGCCGGGGCGGTGCCTGGCGGATGCAGATCGAGGCGGTCCGGATCCGTGCCGACCTGCGCGGCGGCGGCCACGGCGCGGCCATGATGCGCTGGGCGATCGCCCGGGCCGAGGAACGCGGCTGCGCAATGGTTCAGCTCACGTCGGACAACAAGCGGGTGGCCGCGCACCGCTTCTACGAACGGCTCGGCTTCACCGCCTCGCATGTCGGCATGAAACTCATACTCTGA